gtcaCTTTTCGTTTTTTGAGATTCAAACTATGTAAACTTGACCAATATTTAAAGTCTATACTTTATCATATTGACATTAGAAGAGATGCAAGTAGTACTTTTTGTATAAGCATTGAatgtttaaattttaattttaaaatattatgttgATTTAATTCAATTTAGCTTCAAAGATTAGAAATTGACTTTCAAAAAGTGAGAAgtaccacataaattgggacggaaGGGCTAACATCTTTATTCCAACATCTTACAtaacatgtttaagaccacacaATTCAGAAAAGTCATTTTAGTAGATTATACACATTGTTAATTTAAAAATCACTCTTACTTTCTTAAATTACGTCTTCAATCAAATTAAGACGTTATGAAATGAAATAGAGAGAATACAACAAGTTTCAAAAGTATTCCTATCTATTTTAAACTTCGTGTACAAGCAAaatatgtcatataaattgaaaaaaaatagtatatatgttttaaaaaaataagaaattagtAATAGTTTCAATTATAATAACCTAAAGGGATACATTTACCTGTACTTTGACGTCTTCTTTCTTGTAGCCATGCAAGTTACACCTAAAGATATGTGCCTCTGGTGTTTCTTTATACTCGATTTGCGCCATCGTTGCAGGTGCTGGGGCTATGAGGGCTAGAGGGTTTTCGAGATAAAATTCGTGGAAAGAATCCCATACTTCATGAGCAAAAGGGTCGTGCACTTGGTGTGCGTGTTGAGAATAAGGATCATGCACTTGATGTGGATGATGAGAATAAGGATCATGCACCTGATATGCATGGTGGTCGGAATAAGGATCATGCACCTGGTGTGCATGATTTTTCCGACCACCAAATACAGGCCTGAGAGacatctttttttctttggcAAAACAAAGTAAAGGAGAAAACTGAATGTGATTTGTGGAgttaattttttggtgaaattATTATGAATAATAGGGTAACGTATTTATATAGGATAAAGATCTAGAAATTTCAAGAAATGGAATTTGTTTGAGAGGGATGTAAAGTTGAGGAGATAGTGTaatatggaaaaaaattatGGCTGAAATAAAAGAGAATGGAATTATTTAAGGACATGATAGACACAATGTGGAAAACAGGATTGAAAGATTCGATCTTTATCAAGAATAGAAcaaaaaacatagaaaaatcCAATAGCTCACGAGTCACGACGAAAGGCTTAAATCAGTGAATCTTAATAATAAGGTCACTTTACCACTTATAATATTTCATTATGTATTTAAGTCGTGTAATTCTATAAATTGAGATATGAAAAATTAAGCAGACAAGTCAGTCAATTTACTCTCGTGGTCTCCTTTCTATAACTTGAGAAATTAtaagagaagaagaaattattgtgTAAAAAGTCATGCTTATTATCTCCTTCATTGCGTAAAAAGTTGTGTTTATTATCTCCTCCATATACATAAACACATACTCACTTACTcccaattaaatattttaatttgattgaatacgatatttaaaaaataaatagaaattttCAAATCTTGTAGTGTTAAATTAAACATACGTATACGTATAGAGTccttgaaatatttcaatttaagAAGGTTCAAAGTGTTGATTTTCTTGAGGtttcaattaatatttaaaatacagTTTGAACGTGTCAATTCTAATTCTGTTCATATCTATCTATACTTTATTCGATCTGATCTTTCATTTCGGCTCACAACTTTAATTATGCGATTCCAACGAGATGAAATATCGAATgacttagaaatttttttatgataccatcacaatatatatactatgatggtatcattcaATATTTGTATGAAATGATTCATAATGATACAATACCAGTATATGATGGTTTCATGGAAATATAGCTGAAGAATTGAAGTAGACATCAATGATATCATGACAACATATAGATATACTGtggtggtatcattaaggactGAACCagcctcaatgataccatgtcaGCGTATTGATACTGCGACAGTATCTTGGTCGCAAATCTCATGCTTTAGGGGGGAGGAGGGGTTATAAATTGTAAAGGGGAATTTGTCTGtaattattttgcttttatgGGGCATGTGCTTAGTTTTTCCTAAAATATTTGCTTTAAGCCTAAtaatgaattttatgattttaatttcacataaaataatattaaagatGGTAaagaaggtaaaaaaaaattatctaaaaaataattttaaaaaaactattagctttttatcaaaaatattttagaactttaGATTAAATAACTCAAATCTTCATA
This DNA window, taken from Solanum dulcamara chromosome 3, daSolDulc1.2, whole genome shotgun sequence, encodes the following:
- the LOC129882320 gene encoding 18.1 kDa class I heat shock protein-like yields the protein MSLRPVFGGRKNHAHQVHDPYSDHHAYQVHDPYSHHPHQVHDPYSQHAHQVHDPFAHEVWDSFHEFYLENPLALIAPAPATMAQIEYKETPEAHIFRCNLHGYKKEDVKVQVEDDKVLKITGETRMKKGDKWNHYERSSGKFFTSFSLPLNSRANYVKSSMENGVLTITVPKKEISRNHHHLRTIQIN